tatggtgttagaaagtgttctagtttcattcttttacaagtggttgaccagttttcccagcaccacttgttacagatattgtcttttctccattgtatattcttgcctcctttgttaaagataaggtgtccataggtgtgtggatttatctctgggctttctattttgttccattgatctatatttctgtctttgtgccagtaccatactgtcttgatgactaaagctttgtagtatagcctgaagtcaggcaggttgattcctccaggtccattcttcttcctcaagattgctttggcgtTTAGaggtttttctgtatttccacacaaattgtgaaattatttgttctagttgtgtgaaaaataccattggtagttttataggaattgcattgaatctatagattgctttaggtagtatacgcattttcattatattgatttttccaatccatgagcatggtatatttctccttttatttgtgtcctctttgatttctttcatcactgttttatagctttctatatataggcttttgtttctttcagttcagttcagtcgctcagtcgtgtccgactctttgcgaccccatgaatcgcagcacaccaggcctccctgtccatcaccaactcccggagttcactcagactcacgtccatcgagtcagtgatgccatccagccatctcatcctctgtcgtccccttctcctcctgcccccaatcctcccagcatcagagtcttttccaatgagtcaactcttcgcatgaggtggccaaagtactggagtttcagctttagcatcattccttccaaagaaatcccagggctgatctccttcagaatggttggatctccttgcagtccaagggactctcaagagccttctccaacaccacagttcaaaagcatcaattcttcagcgctcagcctttttcacagtccaactctcacatccatacatgaccacaggaaaaaccaattTATtcgtattttattcttttcgttgcaatggtgaatgggattgtttccttaatttctgtttctgttttctcattgtttgtGTATTGGAAtgtctgtgtgttgattttatattctgcaactttactatatccattgattagctctagtaattttctggtggagtctttaggggtTCTacatagaggatcatgtcatctgcaaacagtgagagttttacttcttcttttccaatatggattccttttatttatttttattctctgattgctgtggctaaaacttccaaaactatgttgaataatagtggtgagtgggcacccttgtcttgttcctgactttaggggaaatgctttcagtttttcaccattgaggataatgtttgctgtgggtttgccatatatagcttttattatgttgaggtatgttccttctattcctgttttctggagggtttttatcataaatggatgttgaattttgtcaaagctttctctgcatctatttagataatcatatgggttttatctttcaatttgttaatgttgtATATTACCTTAATTGATTTGTGggtattaaagaatccttgcatccctgggataaagcccacttggtcatgatgtatgatctttttaatatgttgttggattctgtttgctagtattttgttaaggatttttgcgtctatgttcatcagtgatattggcctgtagttttcttttttgtgtgtggcatctttgtctggttttggtattagggtgatggtggcctcatagaatgagtttggaagtttaccttcctctacaattttccggaagagtttgagtaggataggtgttagttcttctctaaatttttggtagaattcagctgtgaagctgtttggtcctgggcttttgtttgctggaagatttctgattacagtttcaatttctgtgcttgtgatgtgtctgttaagattttctatttcttcctggttcagttttggaaagttatacttttctaagaattgtccatttcttccaagttgtccattttattggcatatagttgctgatagtagtctcttttgatcctttgtatttctgtgttgtctgttgtgatttctccattttcatttctaaatttgttgatttgattttttgtttcttgatgagtctggctaatggtttgtcaattttttttatcttctcaaagaaccagcttttagctttgttgatttttgctatggtctcttttgtttcttttgctttatttctgccctaattttttaataatttccttccttctactagccctggtgttcttcatttcttcctttactaGTCACTTTAGGTGtagagtggacttccctggtggctcagacagtaaaagcatctggctacaatgtgggagacctgggttcaatccctgggtcaggaaggtcccctggagaaggaaatggcaacccactccagtactcttgcctggaaaatcccatggacggaggagcctggtgggctgcagtccatggggtcgcaaagagtcagacacgactgagcaacttcacttcacttcacttaggtatagagttaggttatgtatttgacttttttcttgtttcttgaggtaagcctgtattgctatgaaccttccccttagcactgcttttacagtgtcccataggctTTGGGTTGTTGCAAACATCACATTTTAAACTGAGACTAATGCCTGAAGTcacatttcttgttttaaaaagttcagCATTAAAGATTTACAACTCTGGAGGAGTAACCTAatgttatttgaaaaatgaactAAGTTCCAAATATCCCCATAACTCTTAAACCACCAAACtgaaattctaataatttttatatccctaatgaagaaaagacaactgCAGTTATTACACGAACAGCTTTAAAGTATAAGTGACAGCAACAAAGGGACCTACTTCAAATCTTGAAGACCAAGATTTGCCATGGCAAGGtgtaaaaaatgggcaaaggtgATGAGATCCTAAATACCACTATCATAAAATAATCAATTTCTGTCTTTCCACCTTCTTTCTGCTACATGAGGAATCAAAAAAGTCAAACAGAGATTTGTTCTGTCTGGACCAACCATGAAATCTTTAAGAACATATAGGTATATTCCCTGTTATTCTTTCAGGGCATTATTTATACATGTTtagaaaatacttcaaaaataaaaatgagttatttAGCCTtgtgaatattttgaaataaagtttCTTGAATTTCTGTGAACTCTTCAAGGAATTAAATTTTTAAGAGTCATCATTCAAAAGTTCCTTTGACATGGGATCTATCCCACAGTTACAAAGCGGCTACCTCCTTTGTTGAAAATGGCTCTCTGTCCCTTCAGGATCCCAAATCGCTCATTCAAAGTCATCCCCGTCTTTTTCCAACACTGTTTATTTCAAATTGTAGGGTGACACCTTTAGGAACTTTCTTTACATCAGATTGATCCCGTTTTGTCAAGAATGAGGGCACAGCAGTACGAGTTGATCGTGGTTTCTGAGTTACTGGGCACTGAGCTGCTCCTGGATTATCAATGGATACAGTCAAAATTCCTCCATTTGTGGTAGAAGTTCTCTATTGATGAGTTCTCTTTGCTACTACATCGTCTAGCAGTTGTTCTGAGTTCAACTGGGCCTGAACCTTCAGGCCTCTTCTGAAAAGAAAAGCTCCCTGATTAGTGTCTTTCTGATGACTTAATTTATTTCCACTCCTGGTAAAACCAGCTGGAAtgtaattttttctatttaactGGTTAGGTCTCTTGAGAGCTGCAACTGGTTATGCCTGCAGTATTCATTTAGTCTCAGATTTGCCTTCCTTTTTAATGTTGGAAAATAtcattctgtattcttgccactcaaAGGTGGTCGATTCATAGGACTAATTCCCTTTCGAATTCCAGTTGCTTTCCTAGATGCAAGGCCAGTGATAACTCCATAAGGACGTCTATTCCCAGGCGTCACTCTTCTTCTACGGCTCAGACTATTCTTACCAAAACCAGAATTCTATTGAATAGCCCATCTTACTCTCATTCTGAATTGCCTGGCACCACTTTGCTGAAGTCTTCTATTTAATCTCAGGAAATtctgcctctttccttcctttcgaTTCAGTTTGATGATATCGTCCTAAGACATATCAATTCTGTCCAGGTTTTCATTGCTGCGGGCTTTCGGCAGCACTGTGGCTCCTATTAACTGGGTACTAAACCGgttcatgggagaaggcaatggcaccccacctcagtactcttgcctggaaactgccacggatggaggagcctggtggactgcagtccatggggtcgctaagagtcagacacgactgagcgacttccctttcacttttcactttcatgcattggaaaaggaaatggcaacccactccaatgttctttcctggagaatcccagggacgggggagcctggtgggctgccgtctgtggggtcgcacagagtcggacatgactgaagcgactttgcagcagcagcagcagcagcagcagcagcagaagcagcagaagcagcaagtAGCTACATAGcttctttatttgttttggtttgcATAGACTATCCTTTTCCATCACTTAAATTTCAGTCTGTGTGCTCTTACTTCGGAAGTTAGTCTCTTATAAGCAGCATATTGATGAGTCTTTTCTTACAGTATTTCATCCTTATTTACCTTAAGTGTTTTTTATTGTGTCTCTGTGTAACTGTTTTTTTTAGCAACTCCTCTCAAAATCTaccaatattaacattttatccaTATGAGTAAGTTAGAAAATTTATTTCCCTTTATccaatgcatttttaatttaattttctaaagtattttctatatttattgagAACCACATTAGACAATGTAATATTTTCTTCATCCTtcaaacataatttagaaaactaaaatatttctcatatttttgttctttatttttttccaagaatCCTTACTTTATCATTTGTATTCTGTTTAGAAAAATTCTTTAAGTCATTTTTTTAGAGTAGATTTTCTCCCAACAGattctcttagttttcttaaattatttcattttctttttctttactaaaatatattttcaaaagatatcaaatgacaattattttcttttaggacTTAAATACTGTTGTGTCTCTTCCTTCTGTCCATTACTGTTTCCTATAAGAAATCTGCTGTCAAAAGATTTGTTCCACTGTATGTAATATGTCCTTTCTCACTCActacattaattaattttcattctgtttaattTTCAGAAGTCTGGCTATGATGTCATTACTTGGATTGCTTTGGGTTTATCTTGTTAGAGGTTTTTGCAACTTCTTAAAGCTCTaggttattcatttatttctttgccaCATAGAGtgagttttcagccattatttcattTGCATACTTTTTCAGCTCCACCCTCTTTCATCTACTTTCTGGAACTTTGATCACATGATTGCTAGATCTTTTGCTACAGTGCGGACATGTCCTGAGGCTCTGTTTGTCTTTTCTTAGTCAATCTTCTTTATATTGTTCACATTAGGTACTCCCTCTTGTATTATCTTCAAATTCACtgattcttttctttgtcttctccttTTTGTTCTTTAGTACAACCATTGGGCtttaaatttcagatattttactctgagttctaaaatttttcatttgtttttcattttatcttctatttctttgttgagATCGTCTCTTTTTTATTTGTCTTGAATGTATTTTAGTTGCCTATGGAGGCATTTTTGTAATAGTTGCTTTAAGATCTTTCATGCATTTTGACATATCCATCATTTCAATTTTGGCATCTGTTGCCTTTTCATAGAGTTTTTCCTGGATTTTTGATATCATGAATGATATTTGATCATAACTTGGACATTTGGGATATtttaaggctgtggttttccagagaaggcaatggcaccccattccagtactcttgcctggcaaatcccatggatggaggagcctggtgggctgcagtccatggggttgctaagagttgggcatgactgagtgatttcactttcactttcatgcattggagaaggcaatggcaacccactccagtgttcttgcctggagaatcccagggacgggggagcctggtgggctgccatctatggggtcacacagagttggacatgactgaagtgacttagcagcagcttagcagaaGGCTGTGGTTTTCAGGCTTTAATTTTTGTAGGTCTCCTCTAAGACTGTTCCACTGGATAAAAGTGGGGTTACCACCTCATTAGTGACAGGTGGGTATGGAAATAcagtttctccacagcctctATTGACACCTAGGTGTTGTGGTGGGAGTAAATTATGCAAGTCTTTTTGATTGACATCTGTAATTACAATTAATTGTATATAATTATGAGATGAATATTTTTGTTACtgctaatttccttttcttgtgccTTCATGATGTTAATATAATTTCACCAGGTTTCTCATGATTATTGTTTGTAAGGTATATCTTTCtctattctttcactttcttatctattctttaGTTTTAAAGTGAGTTGCTTATAAAAAGTACCATATCATaggctctttttattttttaaatctctggctaaatattcatttccattgaaatgtttagttcatttatatttattgtagTTATTGCTCTGGTTGAATTGAAATCTAACATGCTTCTCCTTGTTTTCCACTTCTATCACCTGTTATTCATTTACAAAAATGATTTCTTCTATTGACATTCTTTTGGATTAATCAAAATTGGCATTCCATTTTCCCCCCTCACCTTTTAGGTAtaccactttctttcatttttagttttaagtGGCTGTTGTAATATTTACAATATGCATCTTCCACAGTTTACTATCTGATTTAATGATGTATCAATTCAGGTGTAATATAACAAATTTACAATTTTCTCTATCAAAACACTGGCTAACCCATGATTGAGAGCACTCTGTTTTCTGGCTCCATCCTTTCTGCCAATTAGCAGGAAATTTAATATTGCTGCAATACTATTGCTGAACTTCGGTTCATAGTCCAAATTTATGAATATGGAGACcgttcatattcttgcctggagaattccatgctgGGAGGTGACAATCCAGGAagatctttctttcttctgttaattATTTATCTGTCTACTATTTGTCTTGGAGGGGAAGATAATACAATACTCCCAAATATTCCACTTTTCTGTAATGATTATTTTGAGTGAAAGGAACTTGAAACACAGTGAAGGTAGGAAGAAGCCTTCTCCAAACTCTTGTTATGAGTCTGTAAACATATCCTCCAAAACAAGTGTAGTTGTCATTAATCCCTTCCCCAGGAGTTTTTAACACAAATGAAAAATTGACTCTCATCATGGGAAAAGACACTAGAAGTGACACCACATCCAGATGAACTTTCTCAGAAACTATCATATCTCCTGTCTACCCTTCTAAGTCCCATTTATCTTTCCTAAAAATCATGTATTTTCCCTTAATTGGCCTATatcctctctccccttttgcAATTAAGATGGTGTTTAAACCTGAATGCTAAGTCATCTCAGAGTTATGCACCTTCCTGGGTTATCTCCTGTGTATCCATTAGTTATGCATACATGTATGCTTAGTCATACATgtcatgcttagtcatgtccgactgtgaccgcatggactgtagctctccaggctcctctgtccatggaattctcaggcaagaatattggagtgggttaccatgccctcctccaggggatcttcccaaccctgggactgaacccatcTCCTGCcactcctacattagcaggcaggttctttaccactgcaccacctgggaagatctgCATACATTCatggtaataattttttttcttgtctgtttctttttctcttggtctTTTATTACAAAAGTCAGTGAAGAACTCAGAAAGGTAGAGTGCCTTCCATAGAGTCTGCCAAAATGCAAGtgatcaggactgatttccttgctgtACCGAACTCTGAATAAGTAGCTTTTACTTTTCTTGTTTGGCTGGTCCTTATTTAAATCCACAAtgctcaataattatttgttgaatgaacaacaAATAATTGAGTAGAAAAATTATAGGACATCAGTTGAATACAAGATTTGCAGAACTAACTAAGCTCTACTTCTCATCATTCATGATTAAATTTTCAGAATGGAGCTGGACATTTGCTCTGATATTCTTTGGTGATCACATTGTCTCCCAGCCCCTATGGGTGATATGAGGGTGAAGAACCCCGAGGGAAGCATAGGTGGATGTGTCAAGGGATGTCTCATGTGTGCCTCCTCCCTTTGTTTAGGTGGGACTCTGGGGTATTTTCTGATCCAGGGTTATGGGGAATAAATTTTGTCCTATAGCCATTTCATTAATTTTGGCTTCTTCCTTGAGGTAGTTTCTGTCCATTCCCTGGGGTCATTATGTACTGAATTGGGTCTCTCAAGATATCTGCTCTCCAACTAAAGGTATAAACCTGGGATGTGAGCTCATCAATTTTGTAAGAAGGAGAAGAATATCTTAGATGgttaattgtaaaatttttagTTAGAGCTGTGGAGTTGGAGGAGACTCTGTCTAAGAGTCTTTCTCAGATGACAACTTGTTCATGCATTGTTCTGAGATCTTTGCATACTTCTTAGGTCTGACCCATCTCTGCTATACTCCACTGGGTGGAGTAGAAGGTGAACTCTGGGGAACTGAATGGGTCTGGTAAGTGCTGAAGGGGGTGAGGGAAGACCAAATAGATGAGGGACTAAAGGTGACTGGGAAGGGGAAGAAGTGGATCTGACTTCTGGATTCAGTCTATAGAGTGTCAGGCTGGATACCAAGATACTTCCTTGTTGCCAAAGTCAGAGACTTGAAAGATGGTATTCTTAGTCTTCTTGAGCAAAATTGCTATCATGGCTTACTGTTCTCCAGTCTCTGGACTCAGTTCCAAAGTAGGAAGACAGACCTGTTGTGTCATTGCCCCAAGTGTGCCCCCATCAGGCTGGTGTCCAGGGCTATGCTTCATTCCTGCTTGTGCTCATCAGGAATCTACCTCCTTGAGCTATTCTCTGGCTCTCTTGGCTGGTATATCTTTGTAACTCACTATGTCATAGGATTTCCTTGTCTCCTGCCGTGATCTCCTGATTCTAGACATTTATCTCATCTCTGCTAAGATGAAAATGGCATTGCACAGGCACATTGACCTATACCAGTGTGTAAACGTATATTTCATTAGAATTACCTAGGgatctttcaaaaaaattatataatgagACCCTATCCAGACCCAGGACCCATAATCCCTGCAGTAGAACCAAGATGTGCACATTTTTGAAAACATTCTCTTTAATGTCTTAGAGACAGACATAAGCATGACCCAAGTCATGACCGCTGGACTCCAGGAATCTCATTCTTCCTATCTTTTCTATTCATAATTATCTTCCTCATGGAAACTGTTTTGACAGTCTTTGTCTCTCTTTGACAGTCTTTCCAGATTTTATTAGAAGGAATGCTTGAATTGCAATTGTGACATCAAACAGGACAGAAGCAGCACACTCCAGAAAGGCAACCCTGGAGACCCACCCCTTGTGGTTTGAGCACTGACTGTTTCTTCCTTGGTAAATTCAGTGAGTGTCACTGACTCTTAGAACAGCTATTTGTTCTAACCAGTTTAGAGTCAACTGAGTTTAGGCACTAAGGAGACTGATGGACAACTGAGAGATAGTCATGTCCAAGTCCCTGCCCGCACACACCCCACAGTTCAAGTAATGGAGTAGGGCGAAGGCTTGGCATACTTCCAGAGAGGCATTTCTGAGGTTCTCTTGTGTACTTGACATGACACTGTTGTGTCACGACTCTGTTGCAGTGCCTGCTGTGTtgggaaaatataattaaaagccAAGTCAGTCTCTTCCCCATTCTTAAAACCTATCCACAAAGgtagaagagaaataaaacagttttcttttttttttaattatttatttattttatttttggctgtgctggatctttgttgctgctcaggctttgttgtagttgtggcgagtgggggacAATCTATCATTGAGGTGCTCAGACTTCTTACAGAAATGGCtgcttttgttgtggagcatggtcCCTAGGGCATGTGGGTGCTTCTCCACAAGGGGCATgtgggattcagtagttgtggttcccaggctctataGTTGTGACACAaagacttagttgctccgaaatatgtgggatcttcccaggctagggatggaagattctttaccactgagccatcagggaagcccagaaagcagttttatttttgaataaacaTTAAATCAGAATTTGCTGTGTGTTACAGGTAATCAGCTAAGAGCTTGCAAAGACAGAGGAATATGAACCCTTTGTACAGCCAGGCAGTGACTACTCATTACTTGCATGCTCTCAAGATAAACAATAGTCCTCAAAGAAGAGGAATTGACAGCACCATTTGTCACATGGAGTTCATTCTAGATTCACCTGGTAATTGGTGTGACTCTCTGTGTTTGTCACTTGTCTTCATCCAAAGGAAATACCAAGTTCTCACATGTTATGACAAGAGATAGTTCTGCAGCTTGGAGTAAGGTGCCTGCTGAAGTTAGCATCCTGCCTGCCTGCAGAGCCTGGGAGGTAAGGACTCTATCTTTTTTGACAATTATGTTTCCAAGAAATGGGTTCTAGGTTCTTGGGAAAACATTcttattctacttttaaaatgtttacatacaTTTCAGAGAGATGAGGAACTTACAAGTACATTTTCTAAGTAATTGCTAAGTAAAGTGAGGATAGGAATCTATccctttattttcaatttataaatataaattatatttatagctGTCACCCCTTTCCCacatccttctctctttctctctatccCCAGTACTCACTTCTCcaaatcagagaagaagaaattttcTTCCACCTGTCTAGTTTCTGCCTGGTCTAGGAagtaaattgacatgagacagatccacaggagaaaatcaaataaaGGTTTAAGTTCATGCATACCTGAGAGAGACTCAGGAAACCTGAGTAACTCACCAAAAGGGCTAAAACCCTCattttaaataccatcttcagctttGAAGACAAAGTAGGATGTTGAGGGTAATagtttgggacttcaaaggggaAGAAGGCAACGGACATGGGgatgaaaaatcaaaatttggtaaataaatgtttgctgggccatgCTGGGACAGAGTAACTCTGCCCAGTTTCCCCCACACATATACTCTAAGTCCATGTTCTTTGCAGATCTATCTGATGATAGATCTATTCTGGGACGAGTCTTTTAGGAACTTAGGGGGAAGGTTAAAGCTTCTTCTTTAGTCTTTTAGGTCTTGATTGTTTTCAGCTTGATATAATCCAAATGCCAAAGTGACATTTTGGGACAAATTTTATTCCCCTGTATCTTCGTAAATCTATATTCTCTTTCCCTAAATCTTTAGGTATTCACTTGCTAATTAAaagtccttctctgtctcccttgcATTCTCTGCCCTTCCCCCTCTGGGGGCCTGCTTTCTAGTCTTTCAAGAGAAATAAGCTCAAATCCTGGGGAGGAGATAGATTTTCACTGTAGGAGGAAAGGATGGGGTTAAGACAGAGGGTTGAGCACTGTCCTTTAAAAGAAACCAGAGGAGGTTATTTTCCTTGTACAATGGAGATGCCAGGTTAGTCATTTTGTTCTTAtgtttgctcatttatttttttcttaggctCAAGGCCATGGATGTATGGAACCATACCTCCCTGTCATATTTCATCCTTTTTGGTCTGTTCAGCTACTCACCATAtgacttcttccttttttcccttgtcCTTCTGGCCTCTGCTACAGCCCTGGCCGGCAacatcctcttcctcctgctcatACAAGCTGACAGGTGCCTGCACACTCCCATGTACTTTTTTCTTAGTCAGGTCTCCATCATGGACCTCATCATGATGGGCACAGTGGTGCCCAAGATGGCAGCCAACTTCCTCTCGGGAAGTAAGTTCATCTCTCGGGGTGGCTGTGCCACTCAGGTCTTCTTAGTGGTCATGGTAGGAAGTGCTGAGTGCTCCCTCCTGGCAGTCATGGCCTATGACAGGTATGTGGCCGTGTGTCACCCCCTGCGATACCCTGTGCTCATGAACTGGAAGGCCTGCTGCCTGATGGCCTTTGCATCCTGGATGGTTGGAGTGACTGACAGTGTAATTTATGTGGGCATGGTCTTCAGCTTCCCCTACTGTGGCTCTCTCCAGGTGGACCACTTCTTCTGTGAGGTCCCCACCCTGTTGCGGCTCTCCTGTGCAGACACCTCGCTTTTTCAGGACCTCATCTATGCTTGCTGTGTAGTCATGATGCTGCTGCCCCT
The DNA window shown above is from Bos indicus x Bos taurus breed Angus x Brahman F1 hybrid chromosome 7, Bos_hybrid_MaternalHap_v2.0, whole genome shotgun sequence and carries:
- the LOC113896319 gene encoding olfactory receptor 2M3-like is translated as MDVWNHTSLSYFILFGLFSYSPYDFFLFSLVLLASATALAGNILFLLLIQADRCLHTPMYFFLSQVSIMDLIMMGTVVPKMAANFLSGSKFISRGGCATQVFLVVMVGSAECSLLAVMAYDRYVAVCHPLRYPVLMNWKACCLMAFASWMVGVTDSVIYVGMVFSFPYCGSLQVDHFFCEVPTLLRLSCADTSLFQDLIYACCVVMMLLPLGVVVASYARILMAVINMPSTEGKQKALTTCSSHLTVVGLYYGGGLFNYMQKASARTPAEDRAISTFYTIVAPMLNPLIYSLRNREVMRAFKKVLGTWRV